CAGAAGCACGCCGCCCGCCGGCTCCACTACGACTTCCGGCTCGAGGTCGGCGGCGTGCTGAAGAGCTGGGCTCTGCCCCGCGGCCCGAGCCTGATCGCCGGCGAGAGGCGGCTCGCCATCGAGGTCGAGGACCACCGCCTGGACTACGGCGGCTTCGAGGGCGTGATCCCGTCGGGATCCTACGGCGCGGGCGCCGTGCTCCTGTGGGACCGCGGCACCTGGGAGCCGGACGGAGACCCGGTCGCGGGTCTCGCCTCGGGGTCGCTCCGCTTCCGCCTCCACGGCGCGAAGCTGACCGGCGGCTGGCGCCTCGCGCGCATGCCGCCCCGCGGCCGGCAGATATCCTGGC
The sequence above is drawn from the Methylobacterium terrae genome and encodes:
- a CDS encoding DNA polymerase ligase N-terminal domain-containing protein, coding for MPSFVVQKHAARRLHYDFRLEVGGVLKSWALPRGPSLIAGERRLAIEVEDHRLDYGGFEGVIPSGSYGAGAVLLWDRGTWEPDGDPVAGLASGSLRFRLHGAKLTGGWRLARMPPRGRQISWLLVKAADAAARPRGAPDILEECPLSVASGRSIEALSADTPGSGGAP